The following are encoded in a window of Castanea sativa cultivar Marrone di Chiusa Pesio chromosome 9, ASM4071231v1 genomic DNA:
- the LOC142611310 gene encoding putative aspartyl protease At4g16563, with product MAASLILYLIFLISTLSLLASSSPSSKATHNPTTFTVPLTPIFTKHPSSDPVKTFNSLASASLTRAHHLKHPKSKSPLAKTKVFPHSYGGYSISLSFGTPPQTIPFLLDTGSSLVWFPCTSRYLCTDCDFPNVDPSKIPSFIPKLSSSSKIIGCKNPKCAWISGPNVVSRCQDCTNSENCTQACPPYLLQYGSGSTLGLSLSESLNFPEKVFTDFLVGCSIFSTRQPAGIAGFGRSPESLPSQLGLSKFSYCLISRSLDDSSEGSDLVLYRGSSSDSKTSGLSYTPFRKNPVSNNSAFLEYYYLNLRKVIVGGKSVNIPYKYLVPDGNGNGGTIVDSGTTFTFMEKPVFDAVTTAFETQMGNLPRAADVEAKSGLGPCYNLAGVKLEKVKFPDLTFHFKGGAKLELPVVNYFAFAGNSSVVCLTIVTDSGFGPGQTVGPAIILGNFQQQNLYVEYDLENERFGFRQQSCNK from the coding sequence ATGGCGGCTTCGTTGATTCTCTATCTTATCTTTCTCATCTCAACACTTTCCCTCTTAGCTTCATCTTCACCCTCATCCAAAGCTACTCACAACCCCACAACCTTCACCGTTCCTCTCACACCCATCTTCACAAAACACCCATCTTCAGATCCAGTCAAAACTTTCAATTCCCTAGCCTCTGCTTCTCTAACCAGAGCTCACCACCTCaaacacccaaaatcaaaatccccACTTGCCAAAACCAAAGTTTTTCCTCACAGCTATGGAGGCTACTCAATCTCTCTCAGCTTTGGCACACCCCCACAAACCATTCCTTTTCTCTTAGACACTGGCAGTAGCCTCGTTTGGTTTCCCTGTACCTCACGATATCTCTGCACCGATTGCGATTTCCCTAACGTAGACCCATCAAAAATCCCATCTTTCATTCCAAAACTATCATCTTCTTCGAAAATCATCGGCTGCAAAAACCCCAAATGTGCTTGGATTTCAGGCCCAAATGTTGTGTCTCGTTGCCAAGACTGTACTAACTCAGAAAACTGTACCCAAGCTTGCCCTCCGTATTTACTTCAATACGGTTCAGGCTCAACTCTTGGGTTATCACTTTCCGAGTCCCTCAATTTTCCTGAGAAAGTTTTCACCGATTTTCTCGTTGGGTGCTCCATTTTCTCGACCCGACAACCCGCTGGCATTGCCGGGTTTGGTCGGAGTCCAGAATCTTtaccttcccaattgggtctcAGTAAATTCTCTTACTGCTTAATTTCTCGCAGCCTCGACGACTCGTCGGAGGGCAGTGACCTCGTTTTGTACAGGGGGTCTAGTTCGGATTCCAAAACCAGTGGCCTAAGCTACACGCCGTTTAGGAAAAACCCAGTGTCCAACAACTCAGCTTTTCTCGAGTACTATTACCTTAACCTTCGTAAAGTCATTGTGGGCGGTAAGTCAGTTAATATTCCGTACAAGTACTTGGTTCCTGACGGTAACGGAAACGGAGGCACTATCGTGGACTCTGGTACCACTTTCACCTTCATGGAAAAGCCAGTATTTGACGCCGTTACCACGGCGTTCGAGACCCAAATGGGTAATTTGCCTAGAGCTGCTGACGTGGAAGCAAAATCTGGCTTGGGGCCTTGTTATAATCTTGCTGGGGTAAAATTAGAGAAGGTTAAATTTCCAGATTTAACCTTTCACTTCAAAGGTGGAGCAAAGTTGGAATTACCAGTGGTAAATTATTTTGCATTTGCTGGTAATTCTAGTGTGGTGTGCTTGACTATTGTGACAGACAGTGGATTTGGTCCAGGACAAACAGTCGGGCCAGCTATAATTTTGGGAAATTTTCAGCAGCAGAATTTATATGTGGAGTATGATTTGGAAAATGAGAGATTTGGATTTAGGCAACAAAGTTGTAACAAGTGA